The Glycine soja cultivar W05 chromosome 6, ASM419377v2, whole genome shotgun sequence genome has a window encoding:
- the LOC114416865 gene encoding protein SPA1-RELATED 3-like, with protein MGDISLRLWLDKPERSVNVFECLHIFREIVEIVHAAHSQGIVVHNVRPSCFVMSAFNHVWLIESATCSHSGSDTLEEAVEIKTPTPTSIHDMHQRRCLGSEDFVPVKTSTASLTDSSCMLSSVVFLAPASSVDDTEENKMKNRRKDEEVAGKKQSFPTKQVLQMETSWYTSPEEVAGTSLPSCASDVYQLGVLLFELFCPLISREEKRRTMSSLRHRVLPPQLLLKWPKEASFCLWLLHPEPNSRPTIGELLQSEFLNEPRDDIEKCEAAVEIGERIDDQELLLEFLSLIQQKKGEAAEKLQHTISFLCSDIEEATKQKTVFKEMTSTELGSDDCSTSSFPSITVVGNEDSACLGTRKRVRTIPCVDDTDTEGCECDSNMVDDQKNDMSILSKTPRFLNNLKKLESAYFLTRCKSAYSSRKLVVQDSPIDITDEKGSVVVAERNYANKVELKEMSREGKSPWTNPFLEGLCKYLSFSKLKVKADLKQGDLLQSSNLVCSLSFDRDAEFFATAGVNKKIKVFECNTTINEYRDIHYPVVEMVSRSTLSSTCWNTYIKSQIASSNFEGVVQLWDVTRSQVQSEMKEHERRVWSIDFSSADPTLLASGSDDGSVKLWNINQGVSVGTIKTKANVCCVQFPLDFAHFLAFGSADHQIYYYDLRNLKVPLCAMVGHDKTVSYIKFVDTMSLVSASTDNTLKLWDLSMCASRVIDSPIQSFTGHKNVKNFVGLSISDGYIATGSETNEVFIYHKAFPMPALSFKFYSSDPLSGNEEDDSAQFITSVCWRGQSSTLVAANSTGNVKILEMT; from the exons ATGGGTGATATTAGCTTGAGGCTATGGTTGGATAAACCTGAACGATCAGTGAATGTCTTTGAATGCTTGCACATATTCAGGGAAATAGTAGAAATTGTTCATGCGGCTCATTCTCAAGGAATTGTTGTTCATAATGTGAGGCCCTCCTGCTTTGTCATGTCAGCTTTCAACCATGTCTGGCTTATCGAGTCAGCGACTTGTTCACATTCTGGATCAGATACATTAGAAGAGGCTGTTGAGATCAAAACTCCAACACCTACCTCTATCCATGATATGCATCAGCGGAGATGTTTAGGAAGTGAAGATTTTGTGCCTGTCAAGACTTCAACAGCTTCTTTGACAGACTCCAGTTGCATGTTGTCAAGTGTGGTGTTTCTGGCACCTGCATCATCAGTTGATGAcacagaagaaaataaaatgaaaaacagGAGAAAGGATGAGGAAGTTGCAGGAAAGAAGCAATCATTTCCAACAAAACAGGTACTGCAGATGGAGACAAGTTGGTATACTAGTCCTGAAGAGGTTGCTGGTACTTCTTTGCCTTCCTGTGCTTCAGACGTTTACCAGTTGGGAGTTCTTCTTTTTGAG CTATTTTGTCCACTCATctcaagagaagaaaagagaagaaccATGTCCAGCCTAAGACATAGAGTTCTTCCTCCACAGTTACTTTTAAAGTGGCCTAAAGAAGCTTCATTTTGCTTGTGGTTATTACATCCTGAGCCTAATAGTCGTCCAACAATAGG GGAGTTGTTGCAGAGTGAGTTTCTTAATGAACCAAGAGATGATATAGAAAAGTGTGAAGCAGCGGTAGAAATTGGAGAAAGGATAGATGACCAGGAGTTGTTGCTAGAATTCCTTTCGTTAATTCAACAGAAAAAAGGGGAAGCTGCTGAGAAGTTACAACATACTATCTCATTTTTGTGTTCAGATATTGAAGAAGCGACTAAGCAGAAAACTGTATTTAAAGAGATGACAAGCACTGAACTAGGGAGTGATGATTGTTCAACATCAAGTTTCCCATCCATTACTGTTGTTGGGAATGAGGATTCTGCTTGTCTAGGGACCAGAAAACGGGTCAGAACTATTCCGTGTGTTGATGACACTGACACTGAAGGATGTGAATGTGATAGTAACATGGTTGATGATCAGAAAAATGACATGAGTATTCTTTCAAAAACTCCACggtttttgaataatttaaagAAACTAGAGTCAGCATACTTTTTGACACGATGCAAATCTGCCTATTCCTCACGGAAACTTGTGGTTCAAGATTCACCTATTGATATTACTGATGAAAAAGGGTCTGTTGTTGTGGCTGAAAGGAATTATGCCAATAAAGTAGAATTAAAAGAGATGTCCAGGGAGGGCAAAAGTCCTTGGACAAATCCTTTCCTTGAGGGTTTGTGCAAGTACCTATCGTTCAGTAAGTTGAAGGTTAAGGCTGATCTTAAACAAGGGGATCTTTTGCAGTCTTCCAACCTGGTATGCTCACTCAGCTTTGATCGCGATGCAGAATTTTTTGCTACTGCGGGAGTAAATAAGAAGATTAAAGTTTTTGAATGTAACACAACCATAAATGAGTATCGTGATATCCACTATCCAGTAGTGGAGATGGTTAGCCGGTCAACATTGAGTAGTACATGTTGGAATACTTACATCAAGAGTCAAATTGCTTCGAGTAACTTTGAAGGTGTTGTACAG TTATGGGATGTGACAAGAAGTCAAGTGCAGTCTGAAATGAAGGAGCATGAACGAAGGGTATGGTCTATTGATTTCTCATCAGCAGACCCAACATTGTTAGCAAGTGGGAGTGATGACGGTTCTGTCAAGCTATGGAATATCAATCAG GGAGTTAGTGTTGGTACCATCAAAACAAAGGCAAATGTGTGTTGTGTTCAGTTTCCCCTTGATTTTGCTCATTTCCTTGCATTTGGTTCAGCAGATCACCAGATATATTACTATGATCTTCGCAACCTGAAAGTGCCTCTTTGTGCAATGGTTGGACATGATAAGACAGTGAGCTACATCAAGTTTGTAGACACCATGAGCCTAGTCTCTGCATCCACAGATAACACATTGAAGCTTTGGGATTTGTCCATGTGTGCTTCTCGAGTTATAGACTCACCAATTCAATCATTCACTGGTCATAAGAATGTTAAG AACTTCGTGGGGTTGTCTATATCTGATGGTTACATTGCTACTGGTTCAGAGACAAACGAG GTGTTCATATACCATAAGGCTTTTCCCATGCCAGCATTATCTTTCAAATTTTACAGTAGTGACCCTCTTTCTGGGAATGAAGAGGATGATTCGGCACAGTTCATCACTTCTGTTTGTTGGCGCGGTCAGTCATCCACCTTAGTGGCTGCAAATTCCACAGGAAATGTCAAAATTCTGGAGATGACTTAA